From the genome of Xylocopilactobacillus apis:
GAGTAACAATAAAAACATTTTCCCGTTCAGCCGCTTCAATGACTACTTTTTGGTTAACACTGCCCCCTTCTAGATCAGTAAATATCACACAAGGTTTTGAAGATTTAGCAATAAATTCCTTAATTTCTGGAATGTAATCGTGCTGATCAACATAAGCATCGATTGTTTTAATCTCATCTCCTCTTCCCGTTAAAATATCAATTGAACTTTGAATTCCGCTAGCCATATGTCCGTGACTAGCTACTAAAATAGATGTCATTTAGACTCCCCTTAAAAGTTTTTCATTTAATTATAAACATACTTCTTCTTAAAAGTTTAGGTATAATTAACATAGTAATTGTCAAAAAGCGAGGTCAAAATGCAAAAACGACAATGGTTTAAATTTTTTCTCCTTTATTTCGGTGGTGTAACCATCTCTTTAAGTCAATTAAAAATTGTTCCGATATTAACTCAAATTAATGAAAAATTTGATATGTCATTAACTGCTTCTGCCTGGTTAATGTCAGTTTTTACCTTTTCTGCTGTTTTTTTAGCTCTCCCTGGCGGTGGAATTGTCAGTAAATTAGGCCCCAAAAAATTATTAATTGGTCTGATGGGATGTTTGATTTTTGGAAATTTATTAGGATTTTTTGCGCCTAATTATTTTGTTCTGCTGTTATCTCGTTTTATCGAAGGAATTCCTTTTTCTATGATTATTATGGTCGGAATTGTTTTTATTAATAAATGGTTCCCTGATAAAAATAGCGGATTAGCAACCGGTATCTGGGGTACATTTTCAGCAGCCGGTTCCTTAATTGCCATGAATTTATTTAAGCCCCTAGCTGCTAAATTCGGATTAAGTTCTCCTTGGATTTTAGTTAGTCTTTTAGGGATTATTCTTTTAATTCTATATATCTTTTATTTTGAAAACGATATTCAGGTCGATCAACAAAAGAACACGACCTCAATTATTAAGCAAATTAAACCAATTATTAAAAGTAAAAAAATTTGGATGTTAGCAATTGCTCAAGGATCAATGGCGTTTGTGCTTTATTCATTTATCACGCTGTATCCTTTACTTTTTACTAATTTTTACCATATTGGAGATAATCAGGCTAATTTTCTTAGCAGTTTGTTTGGACTTTTCGGAGTGCCTTTTGGCCTTCTAGCTGGCTACTTAATGGACAGATTTCCTCTCAAAGGAAAAATAATTACTCTAATCTCTTTTATTTTAATGACTGTATCATGTCTACCAATGCTAATGCTTCACGGAACTTTCTCTTATATTTTTCAAGTATTTTGTTTATCTGCAACCATCATGATGGCATCATCATGCGTAATGGTTTTAGCTCCTAAAACAGTAAATTCACCTCAACAAGTTGGCTATGCTGTTTCATTTGTTAACTTTTTATATTATATTGGTATTATAATTGGAACTCCAATCGTTACCGATATGATTGGAATATCCTGGTATGCTGCAAGTTGGCTTTTGGGAGGCATCTGCCTCCTAGGGACATTATGCATTTTTATGTTTATAATATTTAGTAATAGAAAGGAAAAAACAAAATGAAATATGAATTTTCAGATGATTTAAAACAAGCTCAAACTTTAGATCAGGAAGACGTATTATCAGATATCCGTAATCATTTTTATATCCAACCCAATCAAATTTATATGGATGGCAATTCATTAGGACTAGCCTCAAAAGATGCCGAAGAATCCCTCAATAAGATGATGAATGTTTGGAAAACTGAAGGCATTAACATGTGGGATGAATACTTTCATTATGGTCAAAA
Proteins encoded in this window:
- a CDS encoding PTS sugar transporter subunit IIA — encoded protein: MTSILVASHGHMASGIQSSIDILTGRGDEIKTIDAYVDQHDYIPEIKEFIAKSSKPCVIFTDLEGGSVNQKVVIEAAERENVFIVTQANLAVVLSVLLDGEKLTSEHLDELIKESQVKRVQIQESDDESDDDFFS
- a CDS encoding MFS transporter, with amino-acid sequence MQKRQWFKFFLLYFGGVTISLSQLKIVPILTQINEKFDMSLTASAWLMSVFTFSAVFLALPGGGIVSKLGPKKLLIGLMGCLIFGNLLGFFAPNYFVLLLSRFIEGIPFSMIIMVGIVFINKWFPDKNSGLATGIWGTFSAAGSLIAMNLFKPLAAKFGLSSPWILVSLLGIILLILYIFYFENDIQVDQQKNTTSIIKQIKPIIKSKKIWMLAIAQGSMAFVLYSFITLYPLLFTNFYHIGDNQANFLSSLFGLFGVPFGLLAGYLMDRFPLKGKIITLISFILMTVSCLPMLMLHGTFSYIFQVFCLSATIMMASSCVMVLAPKTVNSPQQVGYAVSFVNFLYYIGIIIGTPIVTDMIGISWYAASWLLGGICLLGTLCIFMFIIFSNRKEKTK